The following are from one region of the Streptomyces fradiae genome:
- a CDS encoding class F sortase produces the protein MPRARTAPPSRPARRRAALAGGALALAVGGGLLACGGAAGAGTHTTTATATATAPDVVVRNVTVAPAGRDKAAPPMAASEPTRLVVPSAGVDAGPVLRLGLDADREMQVPSEEQAEQPGWYTGSVTPGERGAAVLVAHYDTARGPALLRDVAGVRTGDLIEVGRADGSTARFAVREIQQVDKKDFPTNKVYGKTERPELRLITCGGPVRDGHRTDNIILFADLVK, from the coding sequence ATGCCCCGCGCCCGCACCGCGCCCCCGTCCCGCCCCGCCCGCCGCCGCGCCGCCCTCGCCGGGGGCGCGCTCGCGCTGGCCGTCGGCGGCGGGCTGCTCGCCTGCGGGGGCGCGGCAGGGGCTGGAACGCATACGACTACGGCTACGGCTACGGCTACGGCGCCCGACGTGGTCGTACGGAATGTGACGGTGGCGCCGGCCGGGCGCGACAAGGCCGCTCCACCCATGGCGGCCTCGGAACCGACCCGCCTGGTCGTACCGTCTGCGGGGGTGGACGCCGGGCCGGTGCTGCGGCTCGGGCTCGACGCGGATCGGGAGATGCAGGTGCCGTCGGAGGAGCAGGCGGAGCAGCCGGGCTGGTACACCGGGAGCGTGACACCGGGCGAGCGCGGGGCCGCGGTGCTGGTCGCGCACTACGACACGGCGCGCGGCCCGGCCCTCCTGCGCGACGTCGCCGGCGTGCGGACCGGGGACCTCATCGAGGTGGGTCGGGCGGACGGCTCGACGGCCCGGTTCGCGGTCCGGGAGATCCAGCAAGTAGACAAAAAGGACTTCCCTACGAATAAGGTCTACGGGAAGACCGAGCGTCCCGAGCTGCGCCTCATCACCTGCGGCGGACCCGTACGGGACGGTCACCGCACCGACAACATCATCCTCTTCGCCGACCTGGTGAAGTAG
- a CDS encoding penicillin-binding transpeptidase domain-containing protein — protein sequence MIRYIRRAAALCFLLLVALLVNAARVMVFEADSYDDNPANRRVAITRWGQPRGEILVDGRPVTGSRDSRQQLRWERTYTQGPLYAPVTGYASQTYGTTLVEDAEDAVLSGTDPMLAPLPLWNDVSRGLQPGGDVVTTIRARMQEAAYRGLDGKRGAVAAIEPSSGRILALVSSPSYDPGVLSGTGPAVAEAWQRLNTSPNQPMLDRAIRQTYPPGSTFKIVTAAAALDTGAVTDPDAPTDTPDPFILPGTRQVLPNEATGCANASLAYAIQWSCNTVMAGLGVKVGLADMVGTVGNFGFNDPGLRIPSWVAKSNFDTDMSEDQLALSSIGQFDTAATPLQMAMVAAAVANNGEIAAPHLVERTTTSAGTTIDTPARRTYRQAMRPSTATRLQDLMIRAVEDGTGTNAAIPGARVGGKTGTAQHGLGNTGTPYAWFIAWAQAPDSAQPAVAVAVVVEDAEANRTDISGGGSAAPIAKAVMEEGLRLEAEARGR from the coding sequence GTGATCAGGTACATCCGGCGGGCCGCGGCCCTGTGCTTCCTCCTGCTCGTGGCTTTGCTGGTGAACGCGGCCCGGGTGATGGTCTTCGAGGCCGACTCGTACGACGACAACCCGGCGAACCGGCGGGTCGCGATCACCCGCTGGGGCCAGCCGCGCGGCGAGATCCTGGTGGACGGGCGCCCGGTGACCGGCTCGCGCGACAGCCGGCAGCAGCTGCGCTGGGAACGCACGTACACCCAGGGGCCGTTGTACGCGCCGGTGACCGGCTACGCCTCGCAGACGTACGGCACGACGCTGGTCGAGGACGCCGAGGACGCCGTCCTGTCCGGCACAGACCCGATGCTCGCCCCGCTCCCCCTGTGGAACGACGTCAGCCGCGGCCTGCAGCCCGGCGGCGACGTGGTCACCACCATCCGGGCCCGGATGCAGGAGGCGGCGTACCGCGGCCTCGACGGCAAGCGGGGCGCGGTGGCGGCGATCGAGCCGTCGAGCGGCCGGATCCTGGCGCTCGTCTCCTCGCCCTCGTACGACCCGGGGGTCCTGTCCGGCACCGGCCCGGCGGTGGCGGAGGCGTGGCAGCGGCTCAACACCTCCCCCAACCAGCCGATGCTGGACCGGGCGATCCGGCAGACGTACCCGCCGGGCTCCACCTTCAAGATCGTGACGGCGGCGGCCGCCCTGGACACGGGCGCCGTCACCGACCCGGACGCCCCGACCGACACACCCGACCCCTTCATCCTCCCCGGCACCCGCCAGGTCCTCCCGAACGAGGCCACCGGCTGCGCGAACGCCTCCCTCGCGTACGCCATCCAGTGGTCCTGCAACACGGTGATGGCCGGCCTCGGGGTGAAGGTCGGCCTCGCGGACATGGTGGGCACGGTCGGCAACTTCGGCTTCAACGACCCGGGGCTGCGCATCCCGTCCTGGGTGGCCAAGTCCAACTTCGACACCGATATGTCCGAGGACCAGCTGGCCCTCTCCTCCATCGGCCAGTTCGACACGGCGGCCACCCCGCTGCAGATGGCCATGGTCGCGGCGGCCGTCGCCAACAACGGCGAGATCGCCGCCCCCCACCTGGTCGAACGCACCACCACCTCCGCCGGCACCACCATCGACACCCCGGCCCGCCGCACCTACCGCCAGGCCATGCGCCCCTCCACCGCCACCCGCCTCCAGGACCTCATGATCCGCGCCGTCGAGGACGGCACCGGCACCAACGCCGCCATCCCCGGCGCCCGCGTCGGCGGCAAAACCGGCACCGCCCAACACGGCCTCGGCAACACCGGCACCCCCTACGCCTGGTTCATCGCCTGGGCCCAGGCCCCCGACTCCGCCCAGCCGGCCGTCGCCGTCGCCGTCGTGGTCGAGGACGCGGAGGCCAACCGCACGGACATCAGCGGCGGCGGCAGCGCGGCCCCGATCGCGAAGGCGGTCATGGAGGAGGGGCTGCGGCTGGAGGCGGAGGCGCGGGGGCGGTAG
- a CDS encoding histidine kinase dimerization/phospho-acceptor domain-containing protein: MPRQPAWTATLTFKAAVFIAVMCCALAALLGVLVHVSVAGQTVRDSRDKALARLDEVGRLYESGEPLPRFAGVDPAGLPASLRALAAGGERGTMVADFEGRPTMWAAGPADGRALAVRIDYTQSAATIDRLDRSILGSSVLAIGATLLVGAFAVTRVTRRLHATATVARRISAGDLDARVNDPRTKDPSRPLDEVATVSGALDTMASSLQRKLQSEQRFTADVAHELRTPLTGLSAAAELLPEGRPSELVRDRVRTMRALTEDLLEISRLDAGTERVDLAVHDLGPLAERVVRAAASTSGTVTEVRMVRDATVETDKRRLERVLGNLVANAHRHGAAPVVLSVDGPVVTVRDHGAGFPDYLLAAGPQRFRTESGGKGHGLGLTIAVGQAEVIGAELVFANAPEDDEGGGAVARLTLPEYVRLAEPDDEGPEEQEDPEEPEAPEDPAKA, encoded by the coding sequence ATGCCGCGGCAGCCCGCCTGGACGGCGACGCTCACCTTCAAGGCCGCCGTCTTCATCGCCGTGATGTGCTGCGCGCTCGCGGCGCTGCTCGGCGTGCTCGTGCACGTGTCGGTGGCCGGGCAGACCGTGCGGGACTCCCGGGACAAGGCGCTGGCCCGGCTCGACGAGGTCGGCCGGCTGTACGAGTCGGGCGAGCCGCTGCCCCGGTTCGCCGGGGTGGACCCGGCGGGCCTGCCCGCCTCGCTGCGGGCGCTCGCGGCGGGCGGCGAGCGGGGCACGATGGTGGCGGATTTCGAGGGGCGCCCGACGATGTGGGCGGCGGGTCCGGCGGACGGGCGCGCCCTGGCCGTACGCATCGACTACACGCAGAGCGCGGCGACGATCGACCGGCTCGACCGTTCGATCCTCGGCTCGTCGGTGCTCGCCATCGGGGCCACCCTGCTCGTCGGGGCGTTCGCCGTCACCCGGGTCACCCGGCGGCTGCACGCGACCGCGACGGTGGCGCGCCGGATCAGCGCCGGCGACCTGGACGCGCGCGTCAACGACCCCCGTACCAAGGACCCTTCCCGCCCCCTCGACGAGGTGGCCACGGTCTCCGGGGCGCTCGACACGATGGCCTCCTCGCTCCAGCGCAAGCTGCAGAGCGAGCAGCGCTTCACGGCGGACGTGGCGCATGAGCTGCGCACCCCGCTGACCGGGCTGTCCGCGGCGGCCGAACTGCTGCCGGAGGGACGGCCGTCGGAGCTGGTACGGGACCGGGTGCGGACGATGCGGGCGCTGACCGAGGACCTGCTCGAGATCTCGCGGCTCGACGCGGGCACCGAGCGGGTCGACCTGGCCGTGCACGACCTCGGGCCGCTGGCCGAGCGGGTGGTGCGCGCCGCCGCGAGCACCTCGGGCACCGTGACCGAGGTGCGGATGGTGCGGGACGCGACCGTGGAGACGGACAAGCGGCGTCTGGAGCGGGTGCTCGGCAATCTGGTCGCGAACGCGCACCGGCACGGCGCGGCGCCGGTGGTCCTGTCGGTGGACGGGCCGGTGGTGACGGTGCGGGACCACGGCGCGGGCTTTCCGGACTATCTGCTCGCGGCCGGCCCGCAGCGGTTCCGCACCGAGAGCGGCGGCAAGGGCCACGGGCTCGGGCTCACCATCGCGGTCGGGCAGGCGGAGGTGATCGGCGCGGAGCTGGTGTTCGCCAACGCGCCGGAGGACGACGAGGGCGGCGGTGCGGTGGCGCGGCTGACGCTGCCGGAGTACGTACGCCTCGCGGAGCCGGACGACGAGGGGCCGGAGGAGCAGGAGGACCCGGAGGAGCCCGAGGCCCCCGAGGACCCGGCGAAGGCGTAA
- a CDS encoding FtsW/RodA/SpoVE family cell cycle protein, with protein MTAPPPTDAKDIRDAPPPGVRVPKRRGVEFSLLVGAVLISVLGYAEVGLARNGAVPPDAARYGAGLGTLALLAHLAVRLRAPYADPLLLPIAVLLNGFGLVLIYRLDLESAADIAAPTQLVWSTVGVGLFIVVVLVIQDHRVLQRYAYLSVTAALALMILPIFFPAVNGAKIWIRIGGLSFQPGEFAKILLAVFFAAYLAANRNALAYTGRKIWRLQFPTGRVLGPIVAIWGLSVCVLVLERDLGTSLLFFGLFVIMLYVATGRTGWIAVGLLLAAAGAFLVGSLEPHVHSRVQDWLDPFASIRAGDGPGQLAQSLFAFAAGGMLGTGLGLGHSVLIGFAAKSDFILATAGEELGLVGLTALFLLYALLVARGYRAGLALRDPFGRLLSVGLASILALQVFVIAGGVMGLIPLTGMAMPFLAQGGSSVVTNWVIVALLVRVSDSARAPRPDMADTGVIAPIAEDAA; from the coding sequence ATGACCGCACCGCCGCCGACGGACGCGAAGGACATCAGGGACGCGCCCCCGCCCGGGGTCCGGGTCCCGAAGCGGCGCGGTGTGGAGTTCTCGCTGCTGGTCGGCGCGGTCCTGATCTCGGTCCTGGGGTACGCGGAGGTCGGGCTCGCCCGCAACGGAGCCGTACCGCCGGACGCCGCCCGTTACGGTGCCGGGCTCGGCACGCTCGCGCTCCTCGCGCATCTCGCCGTACGGCTGCGCGCCCCGTACGCCGATCCCTTGCTGCTGCCGATCGCGGTGCTGCTCAACGGGTTCGGTCTGGTGCTGATCTACCGGCTCGACCTGGAGTCGGCGGCCGACATCGCCGCGCCCACCCAGCTGGTCTGGTCGACCGTCGGGGTCGGACTCTTCATCGTGGTGGTGCTGGTGATCCAGGACCACCGGGTGCTGCAGCGCTACGCCTATCTCTCCGTCACCGCCGCCCTCGCGCTGATGATCCTGCCCATCTTCTTCCCCGCCGTGAACGGGGCGAAGATCTGGATCCGGATCGGCGGACTGTCCTTCCAGCCGGGCGAGTTCGCCAAGATCCTGCTGGCGGTGTTCTTCGCCGCCTACCTGGCCGCCAACCGCAACGCGCTCGCCTACACCGGGCGGAAGATCTGGCGGCTGCAATTCCCGACCGGCCGGGTGCTCGGCCCGATCGTGGCGATCTGGGGCCTGAGCGTCTGCGTCCTCGTCCTGGAACGGGACCTGGGGACCTCGCTGCTGTTCTTCGGCCTCTTCGTGATCATGCTGTACGTGGCGACCGGCCGCACCGGCTGGATCGCGGTCGGGCTGCTGCTCGCCGCGGCCGGCGCCTTCCTGGTCGGCTCGCTCGAACCGCATGTGCACAGCAGGGTGCAGGACTGGCTGGACCCCTTCGCCTCGATCCGCGCGGGCGACGGGCCGGGGCAGCTGGCGCAGTCGCTGTTCGCGTTCGCGGCGGGCGGGATGCTGGGCACGGGTCTGGGCCTCGGGCACTCGGTGCTCATCGGCTTCGCCGCCAAGTCGGACTTCATCCTGGCGACGGCGGGCGAGGAGCTCGGCCTGGTCGGCCTCACCGCGCTCTTCCTGCTGTACGCGCTGCTCGTCGCCCGCGGCTACCGGGCGGGGCTCGCGCTGCGCGACCCCTTCGGGCGGCTGCTGTCCGTCGGCCTGGCCTCGATCCTGGCGCTGCAGGTCTTCGTCATCGCGGGCGGGGTGATGGGGCTGATCCCGCTGACCGGCATGGCGATGCCGTTCCTCGCGCAGGGCGGCTCGTCCGTCGTCACCAACTGGGTGATCGTGGCGCTGCTCGTGCGGGTCTCGGACTCGGCGCGGGCGCCGCGCCCGGACATGGCGGACACGGGTGTGATCGCCCCGATCGCGGAGGACGCGGCGTGA
- a CDS encoding PBS lyase gives MLTGIEEVDWASLGHAYGPADDVPELLRGLASADPAERENALDGMYGAVHHQGDVYDSTLACIPFLLELVADPTVQDRGGIVELLTSIGGIDLCGDEELDELDPDDAEFTPAANYAMAAAAVAAGADVFLGLVHDPDPEVRLAAPCALASLHGDPVHVLELLRERLTIERDTEVRLALVAALGRIALRHESLRAETVEWLDWLSRVAQAPGLRLAALAQLARVAPAEIPYDVVERVTVLLDEVRTAPADVPAEPARTAAAPTLVGQVRELLEEHSTGRPTPWTEELLRTLHTALDDRVDDRIALILAQLRSPDWGQRSDAIWLCGGLIRVWRGRYDEVVRLVGAQLGDPEPRLREAATSFLERLFELAAPSADALAARLTAGASGPTGATGATGVNRGPGARAGRGGALLALARSGDSRAIPLLARALEEEREVRRELLYAVDALGPAALPLAPVLRRRLAEVELDDLLYDRAAPLLFALGSVRGAQALPEVLRVLRGAPANRRDWVHEACLRTLTAFGPAAREALPDARRLLASPSAAVSAMAARAVWALDGSLDEALDTLDQWLRPGTSGEEWCAAALSLGAIGPAAARTAPALRAGLGARELWVRVRSAAALWRVTGDSVDTLPVLLAAWEENRHTRVAVAECLAEMGPAAAGAEPAIRAELSRRRRHNAREDGAGSHDVHDDEKLLTLCRAALSQLERRAV, from the coding sequence ATGCTGACGGGGATCGAGGAGGTCGACTGGGCCTCGCTGGGCCATGCCTACGGCCCCGCCGACGATGTGCCGGAGCTGCTGCGGGGGCTCGCCTCCGCGGATCCCGCCGAGCGCGAGAACGCCCTCGACGGCATGTACGGAGCCGTCCACCACCAGGGCGACGTCTACGACTCGACCCTCGCCTGCATCCCCTTCCTCCTCGAACTCGTCGCCGACCCCACGGTCCAGGACCGGGGCGGCATCGTGGAGTTGCTCACCAGCATCGGCGGCATCGACCTCTGCGGCGACGAGGAGCTGGACGAACTCGACCCGGACGACGCCGAGTTCACCCCGGCGGCGAACTACGCGATGGCCGCTGCCGCCGTCGCCGCCGGCGCCGACGTCTTCCTCGGCCTGGTCCACGACCCCGACCCCGAGGTGCGGCTCGCGGCGCCGTGCGCGCTCGCCTCGCTGCACGGCGACCCCGTCCACGTACTCGAACTGCTCCGTGAGCGGCTGACGATCGAGCGGGACACGGAGGTACGGCTCGCGCTCGTCGCCGCCCTCGGGCGGATCGCGCTGCGGCACGAGTCGCTGCGCGCCGAGACAGTGGAGTGGCTGGACTGGCTGTCGCGGGTCGCGCAGGCGCCGGGTCTGCGGCTCGCCGCGCTCGCGCAGCTCGCCCGGGTGGCGCCCGCCGAGATCCCGTACGACGTGGTGGAGCGGGTGACGGTGCTGCTCGACGAGGTGCGCACGGCGCCCGCCGACGTCCCCGCGGAACCGGCCCGTACGGCCGCCGCCCCCACCCTCGTCGGGCAGGTCCGCGAACTCCTCGAAGAACACTCGACGGGCCGCCCCACCCCCTGGACCGAGGAGCTCCTCCGCACCCTGCACACCGCCCTCGACGACCGGGTCGACGACCGCATCGCGCTCATCCTGGCCCAGCTGCGCAGCCCCGACTGGGGGCAGCGTTCGGACGCCATCTGGCTGTGTGGCGGTCTGATACGAGTGTGGCGCGGGCGGTACGACGAGGTGGTGCGGCTCGTCGGGGCGCAGCTGGGCGACCCGGAGCCGCGGCTGCGCGAGGCGGCCACGTCGTTCCTTGAGCGCCTCTTCGAGCTGGCCGCGCCCTCGGCCGACGCGCTCGCCGCCCGGTTGACGGCCGGGGCGAGCGGGCCGACCGGGGCGACAGGCGCGACCGGGGTGAACCGGGGGCCTGGCGCGCGGGCCGGCCGGGGCGGCGCGCTGCTCGCGCTCGCCCGGTCGGGCGACTCGCGGGCGATCCCGCTGCTCGCCCGCGCCCTGGAGGAGGAGCGCGAGGTGCGGCGGGAGCTGCTGTACGCGGTGGACGCGCTGGGCCCGGCGGCCCTGCCGCTCGCCCCCGTACTGCGGCGCCGGCTCGCCGAGGTGGAGCTCGACGACCTGCTGTACGACCGGGCGGCGCCGCTGCTGTTCGCGCTGGGGTCGGTACGGGGCGCGCAGGCGCTGCCGGAGGTGCTGCGCGTCCTGCGCGGGGCGCCCGCGAACCGGCGGGACTGGGTGCACGAGGCGTGTCTGCGCACGCTGACGGCGTTCGGCCCGGCGGCCCGGGAGGCGCTGCCGGACGCGCGGCGGCTGCTCGCCTCGCCGTCGGCGGCGGTCTCGGCGATGGCGGCGCGCGCGGTGTGGGCGCTCGACGGTTCGCTGGACGAGGCGCTCGACACCCTCGACCAGTGGCTGCGGCCGGGCACCTCGGGCGAAGAGTGGTGTGCGGCGGCCCTCTCCCTGGGCGCCATCGGCCCGGCGGCGGCACGGACGGCGCCGGCCCTGCGGGCCGGGCTCGGCGCGCGGGAGCTGTGGGTGCGGGTGCGATCGGCGGCGGCGCTGTGGCGGGTGACGGGCGACTCCGTGGACACCCTGCCGGTGCTGCTCGCGGCCTGGGAGGAGAACCGTCACACCCGGGTGGCCGTGGCGGAGTGCCTGGCGGAGATGGGTCCGGCGGCGGCGGGCGCGGAGCCCGCGATCCGCGCGGAGCTGTCCCGGCGGCGGCGCCACAACGCACGCGAGGACGGCGCGGGCTCGCACGACGTGCACGACGACGAGAAGCTCCTGACCTTGTGCCGGGCGGCCCTGTCGCAGCTGGAGCGCCGCGCGGTGTGA
- a CDS encoding Ku protein encodes MRSIWNGAISFGLVSIPIKLVNATESRSVSFRQVHTEDGGRIRYKKVCELDGAEVTQAEIGKAYEDADGTMIPITDEDLAALPLPTAKTIEIVAFVPAGEIDPLQMDAAYYLSANGVPAAKPYTLLREALKRSDKVAVAKYALRGRERLGMLRVVDDVIAMHGLLWPDEIRVPEGVAPETPVTVREAELDLADALMATLGEVDISSLHDDYREAVEEMIAAKAEGGAGVAPPEPETGGGGQVIDLMAALESSVRAAKEARGEAAPVTELRPRKRTAAATLKETGAKKSTAKTAAKKTAAAPARKSTAQKTQPAKTQPAKTQPAKKQPTPAKKTTAKKSTAKKATAKKTTPHKRTA; translated from the coding sequence GTGCGATCCATCTGGAACGGAGCCATATCCTTCGGCCTGGTCAGCATCCCGATCAAGCTGGTCAACGCCACCGAGAGCCGGTCCGTCTCCTTCCGCCAGGTGCACACCGAGGACGGCGGCCGCATCCGCTACAAGAAGGTGTGCGAGCTGGACGGCGCCGAGGTCACCCAGGCGGAGATCGGCAAGGCGTACGAGGACGCCGACGGCACCATGATCCCGATCACCGACGAGGACCTGGCCGCGCTGCCCCTCCCGACGGCGAAGACGATCGAGATCGTGGCCTTCGTCCCGGCCGGTGAGATCGACCCGCTCCAGATGGACGCCGCGTACTACCTCTCCGCCAACGGAGTGCCGGCCGCCAAGCCGTACACCCTGCTGCGCGAGGCGCTGAAGCGCAGCGACAAGGTGGCGGTCGCGAAATACGCCCTGCGCGGGCGCGAGCGGCTCGGCATGCTGCGGGTCGTGGACGACGTGATCGCCATGCACGGGCTGCTCTGGCCGGACGAGATCCGCGTCCCGGAGGGCGTGGCCCCGGAGACCCCGGTGACGGTGCGGGAGGCCGAACTTGACCTGGCCGACGCCCTGATGGCCACCCTCGGCGAGGTCGACATCTCGTCCCTGCACGACGACTACCGCGAGGCCGTCGAGGAGATGATCGCCGCGAAGGCGGAGGGCGGCGCGGGCGTCGCCCCGCCGGAGCCCGAGACGGGCGGCGGCGGCCAGGTCATCGACCTGATGGCGGCCCTGGAGAGCAGCGTCCGGGCGGCGAAGGAGGCCCGGGGCGAGGCGGCGCCGGTCACGGAGCTGCGCCCGCGGAAGCGGACGGCGGCGGCGACGCTGAAGGAGACTGGCGCGAAGAAGTCGACGGCGAAGACCGCGGCGAAGAAGACGGCGGCGGCGCCGGCCCGGAAGTCGACCGCGCAGAAGACGCAGCCGGCCAAGACGCAGCCGGCCAAGACGCAGCCGGCCAAGAAGCAGCCCACGCCCGCCAAGAAGACGACGGCGAAGAAGTCCACCGCGAAGAAGGCCACGGCGAAGAAGACGACGCCGCACAAGCGCACGGCCTGA
- the ligD gene encoding non-homologous end-joining DNA ligase, with translation MTPITEVEGRRLSLSNLDKVLHPATGTTKGELLHYYATVGPAILPHLRDRPVSFLRYPDGPDGQLFFTKNPPPGTPAWVKTTPVPRSDAPRARQVMVQDLASLMWAANLVVEFHTPQWRAGAPAVADRLVLDLDPGPPATVVECCRVALHLRERLAADGLTAYAKTSGSKGLHLLVPVTPTPSEEVSAYARRLAVDAEAELPRLVVHRMAKALRPGKVFVDHSQNAAAKTTATPYTLRARPLPSVSAPVTWDEVADTAESGAPERLVLLLDSIGPRLETYGELLAPLFDPSAAGPVP, from the coding sequence ATGACGCCCATCACAGAGGTGGAGGGGCGCCGGCTGTCCCTCAGCAACCTGGACAAGGTCCTCCACCCCGCCACCGGCACCACCAAGGGCGAGCTGCTGCACTACTACGCCACCGTCGGGCCCGCGATCCTGCCCCATCTGCGGGACCGGCCGGTCTCCTTCCTGCGCTACCCGGACGGCCCGGACGGGCAGCTCTTCTTCACCAAGAACCCGCCGCCCGGCACGCCCGCCTGGGTGAAGACCACGCCGGTGCCTCGTTCCGACGCCCCGCGCGCCCGGCAGGTCATGGTCCAGGACCTGGCCTCGCTGATGTGGGCGGCGAACCTGGTCGTCGAGTTCCACACGCCGCAGTGGCGGGCCGGCGCGCCCGCCGTGGCCGACCGGCTGGTCCTCGACCTCGACCCGGGGCCGCCCGCGACCGTCGTCGAGTGCTGCCGGGTCGCCCTCCACCTGCGGGAACGGCTGGCGGCGGACGGTCTCACGGCGTACGCGAAGACCTCCGGCTCCAAGGGGCTCCACCTGCTGGTTCCGGTCACGCCGACGCCGTCGGAGGAGGTGTCGGCGTACGCGCGCCGGCTCGCCGTCGATGCCGAGGCGGAGCTGCCGCGGCTTGTCGTGCACCGGATGGCGAAGGCCCTGCGGCCCGGGAAGGTCTTCGTCGACCACAGCCAGAACGCCGCCGCCAAGACCACCGCGACCCCCTACACCCTGCGGGCCCGCCCGCTGCCGTCCGTCTCCGCCCCCGTGACCTGGGACGAGGTCGCCGACACCGCCGAGAGCGGCGCGCCGGAGCGGTTGGTCCTGCTCCTTGACTCGATCGGGCCGCGCCTGGAGACGTACGGCGAGCTGCTCGCCCCGCTGTTCGACCCGTCGGCCGCGGGGCCGGTGCCGTGA